aatatacacaaatCCTACatttggtttaaattaacctagaaaattttCATATTTGATCCAACcatggttgggtttgtccatattttattcaagcactgtcagaaaaaatggttcctacactgtaaaaaaatactttgctgccttaaattgttttgttaaatcaacttggatttacaagtcatttcaacttaccattatttatcttgactagagatgagttgttatagctacaggtgagttgttattataacatataaaatgtgacttttctcaactatattttataagttgtgacatgACTTTTAAAtgtgagttgatttaacaaaagaatttaaggcagcaaagcattttttacagtgtacactgtaaaaaaattgcagaATTTGTTTGTCAAATCTACACATATttgtatgttattttaacttaaaaaattaagttaaacaatttcaacttgattttttaAGTTAGGTCAACGTTttaaagccaaaacttaaaatagttggTTAAATTGactttaaaaatgtctgggttattatCGACCCACAATGAGCAAACATTGGACAGAACACCGCTGTGTCAAAATTGACccgatgctgggttgttttaacccaactgctgggttattataaaccatggttgcataacaacaacccaacattgggtcatttttaacccagcatggggtAATATCCAACCCAGCATGTGCTCCGTCCAACATTTACCCACCacgggtcaaaaataacccagacatccCCAAAGTCAATGTTGTTTTAACTTCGTgctgcatgttttttttacagagagctgtcactggggcagtaccctttcaaaaagcacATAAAAGTTCATATAAGTACATATTGGtgttaaatgtatacatatttggATAATTTACCTATGCACGAATTTAAAATAATTCTTGGTTATTTTTCCACCAGGTATTCAGTCATAGGATGGACCACTCGGCTCTCTGCTGCCTCATTGGCTTGTCCATCATTCTGCTTAACAGCAGCGTCACTAAAGCCACCCCAGTCATTTTCAATGACTCTTTGGAAAGCAGTGGGCAATCGGATTCTGGTAGCATAGAACTGTCCCTCTCACCCAGCATTACTTCCTTTCGGAATGAGTCTGCTCAGTCCTCTGTCGATgaagaaaaacacaacaagacCTTATTGAATCAAATGGTGGACTTCTTGCAAGAGAATCTCCTTCTCATTGTTGTCATTACCACATTACTACTAATCTTTTTCATCATCATCTGCTCAGCTGCAATTTTGAGCCGCAGACGCAAAGTCAGCGCGTACTACCCTTGCGCTTTCCCCTCTAAGATGTATGTCGATGAGAGGGACAAGACTGGAGGAGCGAAGTTATTCAATGAAGTCCCTGAGAACGCCAATGCTGGCGCCACCGAGGAGCCATTGAATTCAGCCAAGCAGCTTCAGGAGGACATCATGTTGGCTACCAAGAACCTACGAACTCCTGTTAAGACGCCATGGAGAGAGAAAAATGAAACCATTGAAGATGAAAAACCTAAAGTTGATGAGGAAAGTCCTCAGGGTGAAAGGAGTGAAGAGGACAACTCGGTTTTGCAGAAGGGGAAAACTACACACGAGTCTCTTGTTGAGGATTCTGCGGAAAACAGAAACCCCAGCGGGTCCCAAGACAGTGTTCCTGTTTCTGACA
The sequence above is drawn from the Misgurnus anguillicaudatus chromosome 22, ASM2758022v2, whole genome shotgun sequence genome and encodes:
- the tmem119b gene encoding transmembrane protein 119b produces the protein MDHSALCCLIGLSIILLNSSVTKATPVIFNDSLESSGQSDSGSIELSLSPSITSFRNESAQSSVDEEKHNKTLLNQMVDFLQENLLLIVVITTLLLIFFIIICSAAILSRRRKVSAYYPCAFPSKMYVDERDKTGGAKLFNEVPENANAGATEEPLNSAKQLQEDIMLATKNLRTPVKTPWREKNETIEDEKPKVDEESPQGERSEEDNSVLQKGKTTHESLVEDSAENRNPSGSQDSVPVSDMEKNDPSESGPPEESKHPSGPEIQEDMNKQEVVTSGTSVIIEEKTAF